In a single window of the Osmerus eperlanus chromosome 4, fOsmEpe2.1, whole genome shotgun sequence genome:
- the LOC134019580 gene encoding laminin subunit alpha-5-like has translation MAREPVLGTLFPAGDSRTWAVISLFLLLPLMCCVSAQELPTNGVNGYSLHPPYFNLAEGTKITATATCGEDNTRTIQDLYCKLVGGPVFGEPSQTIQGQYCDICAMGDSDRAHPITNAIDGTERWWQSPPLSRSTEYNEVNVTLDLGQAFS, from the exons ATGGCGAGGGAACCGGTGTTGGGGACGTTGTTCCCGGCTGGCGACAGCCGCACATGGGCTGTTATTAGCCTGTTTCTGCTCCTACCACTGATGTGCTGTGTATCAGCACAGGAGCTCCCGACTAATGGTGTCAACGGTTACAGCTTACACCCTCCATACTTCAACTTGGCTGAAGGCACAAAAATCACCGCCACCGCAACCTGCGGGGAGGACAACACAAGGACGATACAGGATTTGTACTGCAAACTGGTTGGGGGGCCCGTTTTCGGAGAACCGAGTCAAACCATCCAG gGCCAGTACTGTGACATCTGTGCCATGGGGGACAGTGACCGCGCCCACCCCATCACCAATGCCATAGACGGGACAGAGCGCTGGTGGCAGAGCCCGCCCCTCTCCCGGAGCACCGAGTACAACGAGGTCAACGTCACCCTGGACCTGGGACag GCTTTCTCCTAG
- the rps21 gene encoding small ribosomal subunit protein eS21, whose protein sequence is MQNDAGEFVDLYVPRKCSASNRIIGAKDHASIQINIAEVDKATGRFNGQFKTYAICGAIRRMGEADDSLLRLAKTDSIVSKTF, encoded by the exons ATGCAGAACGACGCTGGTGAATTCGTAGACCTTTACGTCCCACGTAAATG CTCTGCTAGCAACAGGATCATTGGAGCCAAGGACCATGCCTCCATCCAGATCAACATAGCTGAG GTTGACAAGGCAACCGGTCGCTTCAACGGTCAGTTCAAGACCTACGCTATCTGTGGTGCCATCCGTAGAATG GGCGAGGCTGATGACTCTCTCCTGAGGCTGGCTAAGACTGACAGCATCGTGTCAAA gACGTTCTAA